One window of Papaver somniferum cultivar HN1 chromosome 9, ASM357369v1, whole genome shotgun sequence genomic DNA carries:
- the LOC113307537 gene encoding protein NEDD1-like, with product MNLVESSMAYLAASGSDTVKLFDVSEDADRDPCILSYTPSPGSQVNSVKWNHTNLVVASGGDDNKISLWQKNGQSLGTIPLSGVDSGDNMEESISTISFSNKSSRYICSGGSGQVVRIWDLQKKRCIKKLTGHTDTITGAIYNCKDEQLASISLKGDLILHNLAFEAKTELKDPNGQVLRVLDYSRISRHLLVTAGDDGSVHLWDTAARNSKPKASWLKQHSAPTTGVSFSPTNDKMIATVGLDKKLYTYDCGTKRPPICMSYEAPFTSLAYRDDGWTLAAGTNNGQVVFYDIRGKRQPITALRAYSNSEAVTSLCWQRLKPIIVNESNCTAETALLGGAGEDSVLMPDPLPSVSSSTVSTSTSLPGSRNSGRSGLPGDAFSLTAANGVSMSNNLFMSTAEETPHKNHLWTGGTLSRLKAPHTAYNNFKDDMEVFSPLVDVQPITPSLDKLWDGHDEARKDHLSADRKPTALLFPSSIRRFPFADDVGSNSSHPVFDWKTSSTPRQEDVRSSLLHLGSTPTASCRSEESFASTPPEAWGGESLTDKFDSLRQPVTLNVGPSYTNLRSNSSVSSNQESSSTSSFGFAEHARFSSVATSLGTKISSPQNVESPRSPALPRRFSTYAERLSTTSSFSDGAALTSGSPKAKKTGTETREELVSGSTSQQQRDTPQPDLQQATSPFAVQLVQRLLEEKLSSVQKSNHEDMRNLHIELLRQFHMQEIQTASHINSLQENIVELVKVVQSLQKEVQQLRQSQSL from the exons ATGAACCTAGTGGAATCATCAATGGCTTACTTGGCTGCTTCCGGAAGTGACACGGTCAAATTATTCGATGTTTCAGAAGATGCGGACCGAGATCCATGTATATTGAGTTATACGCCTTCACCAGGATCACAAGTGAACTCCGTCAAGTGGAATCACACTA ATTTAGTTGTTGCCAGTGGTGGAGATGATAATAAGATTTCGTTGTGGCAGAAAAATGGTCAAAGTTTGGGTACCATCCCACTTTCTGGTGTTGATAGTGGAGATAACATGGAG GAATCGATTTCTACTATCAGCTTTAGCAACAAGAGTTCTAGGTATATATGTTCTGGAGGAAGTGGTCAAGTTGTAAGGATATGGGATTTGCAAAAAAAACGTTGTATCAAAAAGTTGACGGGTCACACTGATACCATTACGGGGGCAATCTACAATTGCAAAGATGAGCAATTAGCATCTATTAGTCTAAAGGGTGATCTCATTCTTCATAATCTTGCATTTGAAGCAAAGACTGAGCTGAAGGACCCAAATGGAcag GTATTAAGAGTGCTTGATTATTCTAGAATTAGTCGCCACCTCTTGGTaactgctggtgatgatggttCTGTGCACCTGTGGGATACAGCAGCACGTAATTCAAAGCCAAAG GCGTCTTGGCTAAAGCAGCATTCAGCACCAACAACTGGGGTCAGCTTTTCTCCAACAAATGATAAG ATGATTGCTACTGTAGGTCTCGACAAAAAATTATATACGTATGATTGTGGGACTAAAAGACCCCCAATTTGTATGTCATATGAGGCACCTTTCACTTCGCTGGCATATAGAGATGATGGTTGGACGCTGGCTGCTGGAACAAATAATGGGCAAGTGGTTTTCTATGATATTCGTGGGAAACGGCAACCTATTACAGCGCTCCGGGCTTATAGTAACTCAGAG GCTGTTACAAGTTTATGCTGGCAAAGGTTGAAACCTATTATCGTGAATGAAAGTAATTGTACTGCTGAGACTGCTCTCCTGGGAGGTGCTGGCGAAGATTCAGTACTAATGCCAGATCCACTTCCCTCTGTATCATCCTCGACTGTTTCTACGTCGACATCATTGCCTGGGTCCAGAAATAGCGGGCGATCGGGTCTTCCTGGGGATGCATTTTCTCTTACAGCAGCTAATGGTGTGTCAATGTCAAACAATCTATTCATGTCCACCGCAGAGGAGACACCTCATAAGAATCACCTTTGGACGGGTGGAACTTTGTCGAGATTAAAAGCACCTCATACTGCTTATAATAACTTCAAAGACGACATGGAAGTATTTTCCCCACTTGTGGATGTTCAACCAATCACACCATCGCTTGATAAGCTGTGGGATGGTCATGATGAGGCTAGGAAAGATCATTTATCAGCCGACAGAAAACCTACAGCTCTGCTATTCCCATCATCAATCAGGAGATTTCCTTTCGCAGATGATGTGGGTTCGAATTCTTCTCATCCAGTCTTTGATTGGAAAACCAGTTCAACTCCTAGACAG GAGGACGTTCGCTCTTCCTTATTACACTTAGGGTCTACTCCTACTGCATCTTGCAGGAGTGAAGAGTCTTTTGCTTCCACTCCTCCTGAAGCTTGGGGTGGTGAGAGTCTGACTGATAAATTCGATAGCCTCCGCCAGCCAGTTACCTTAAATGTTGGGCCGAGCTACACGAACCTGCGCAGCAACAGTAGTGTTTCTTCAAATCAAGAGAGCTCCTCCACATCCTCCTTCGGATTTGCAGAACATGCTCGTTTTAGTTCCGTAGCTACATCGCTTGGTACAAAAATCAGCTCTCCTCAGAATGTTGAGTCTCCAAGATCACCTGCACTACCTCGAAGGTTTTCCACATATGCAGAGAGATTAAGCACTACCTCATCTTTCAGTGACGGAGCAGCCCTGACGTCTGGCTCACCAAAAGCAAAGAAAACAGGAACTGAGACACGTGAAGAGCTCGTATCT GGCTCTACATCACAGCAACAGAGGGACACACCGCAGCCAGATTTGCAACAGGCGACGTCTCCTTTTGCAGTTCAACTAGTCCAGCGCCTTCTTGAAGAAAAACTTTCATCAGTCCAGAAATCAAATCATGAGGACATGAGGAACCTTCATATCGAGCTCTTAAGACAGTTTCACATGCAGGAG